A genomic window from Candidatus Pelagisphaera phototrophica includes:
- the rpsN gene encoding 30S ribosomal protein S14 → MAKKSSVARNEKRRRLVERLGPKRAELKAILSSPDTTDEEFYQAQRKLAKMPRDSSKIRIRNRCNVTGRPRAFIRRYGLSRLTFRELALEGKIPGVTKSSW, encoded by the coding sequence ATGGCAAAGAAATCATCAGTAGCACGTAACGAAAAACGCCGCCGCCTCGTAGAGCGCCTCGGTCCAAAGAGAGCTGAACTCAAAGCGATCCTTTCTAGTCCCGACACGACAGACGAAGAGTTCTACCAAGCGCAGCGCAAGCTAGCCAAGATGCCTCGTGACTCTTCTAAAATCAGAATCCGCAATCGCTGTAACGTAACAGGGCGTCCGAGGGCATTCATTCGCCGTTATGGGTTGTCCCGTCTAACTTTCAGAGAACTCGCCTTAGAGGGAAAAATACCTGGCGTTACCAAATCTTCTTGGTAG
- the rpsC gene encoding 30S ribosomal protein S3: MGQKTNPIGFRLAVNRNWQSRWFAPKNEFAKTLHEDYIIREKLMEKLKYASVPRIFIERASSRVRVKIFTARPGIVIGRKGQEIEKIKEELAVMTGREILLDIQEVKKPELEAKLVADNVALQLERRISFRRAMKKAVQIAMSLGAEGIKVQVGGRLGGADIARTEVQRQGSVPLHTLREEIDYGTSEARTVYGIIGVKCWVFKKDEQ; the protein is encoded by the coding sequence ATGGGTCAAAAAACAAATCCGATAGGTTTTCGTCTCGCAGTTAATCGCAACTGGCAATCACGTTGGTTTGCACCCAAGAACGAATTCGCGAAGACACTACACGAGGACTACATCATTCGTGAGAAATTGATGGAGAAGCTGAAGTACGCTTCCGTACCTCGTATCTTCATTGAACGGGCGTCTTCCCGGGTCCGTGTTAAGATTTTCACTGCTCGTCCAGGGATCGTTATCGGCCGGAAGGGCCAAGAGATCGAAAAGATAAAGGAAGAGCTAGCTGTGATGACGGGTAGGGAGATCCTTCTCGATATTCAGGAGGTAAAGAAGCCCGAGCTCGAAGCAAAACTGGTCGCGGACAATGTTGCTCTTCAGCTGGAACGCCGTATCTCCTTCAGGCGCGCTATGAAGAAGGCGGTTCAAATCGCTATGAGTCTAGGCGCGGAGGGCATTAAGGTACAGGTCGGTGGAAGACTCGGTGGTGCGGACATCGCTCGTACCGAAGTTCAGCGCCAAGGTAGTGTACCTCTCCATACATTGCGCGAAGAAATTGATTACGGTACATCAGAAGCCAGAACAGTATACGGCATTATTGGCGTTAAGTGCTGGGTTTTCAAAAAGGACGAACAATAA
- the rplV gene encoding 50S ribosomal protein L22 has protein sequence MEVQALTKYARMSPKKVNEVARAIRGKQATAALDLLKFIPRKSAALISKTLQSAIANAENNHDLSADNLTVDKAIIEMGPALKRFKAAARGGVAKRKKRMSHIRIVLTDNAN, from the coding sequence ATGGAAGTACAAGCGCTAACCAAATACGCACGCATGTCACCGAAAAAGGTGAACGAGGTAGCTCGTGCCATTCGCGGCAAACAGGCCACGGCAGCTCTCGACCTGCTGAAGTTTATTCCACGAAAGTCTGCGGCACTGATTTCAAAGACATTGCAATCAGCAATTGCGAACGCTGAAAACAACCACGACTTGTCTGCGGACAATCTGACCGTTGATAAGGCGATCATCGAAATGGGTCCGGCTCTTAAACGTTTCAAAGCAGCTGCTCGAGGTGGGGTTGCCAAACGAAAGAAGCGCATGTCGCATATCCGCATCGTACTAACCGACAACGCTAACTAA
- the rplE gene encoding 50S ribosomal protein L5, which yields MSSQNFLKEHYEKTVVEGLNKSRGYKNKYQIPRIEKVVLNMGVSALLDKSVMEEAVKNMGLIAGQSPVRTLAKKSIANFKLREEMPIGCKVTLRGERMWDFLLRLVAVSLPAIRDFRGIPQKFDGNGNYSLGITDITIFPEISVDSIKRQSGMELTIVTSAKTDEEGYELLDLLGMPFRKRETQDGNDDAPTESENEKDETAA from the coding sequence ATGAGCTCTCAAAATTTTCTAAAAGAACATTACGAAAAGACAGTCGTCGAAGGACTTAATAAGTCCCGCGGTTACAAGAACAAGTACCAGATTCCACGTATTGAGAAAGTGGTTCTCAATATGGGCGTGAGCGCTTTGCTCGACAAAAGCGTCATGGAAGAGGCTGTGAAGAACATGGGCCTTATTGCTGGGCAAAGTCCTGTTCGCACCCTTGCGAAGAAGAGCATCGCGAATTTCAAACTCCGGGAGGAAATGCCAATCGGTTGTAAGGTTACTCTGCGAGGCGAGCGTATGTGGGATTTCCTCCTTCGCTTGGTTGCGGTATCCCTTCCCGCAATTCGCGACTTTCGTGGCATTCCGCAAAAGTTTGACGGAAACGGTAATTATTCTCTCGGGATCACAGACATCACGATTTTCCCCGAAATCTCTGTGGATTCAATCAAACGGCAATCTGGAATGGAACTTACCATTGTAACCTCTGCAAAAACGGATGAAGAGGGCTACGAGTTGCTCGACCTACTGGGAATGCCTTTCCGGAAGAGAGAGACTCAAGATGGCAATGACGACGCTCCAACCGAGAGCGAAAATGAAAAAGACGAAACCGCAGCGTAA
- the rpsQ gene encoding 30S ribosomal protein S17 → MENSRNSRKSLIGFVTSTSGDKSIKVTYSYKIPHPRYRKVINRKTVVHVHDESNNAGLGDRVEIMETRPISRLKRWRLVRVIDRAPVAGGLKEEEVEKIEPASAK, encoded by the coding sequence ATGGAAAACTCTCGCAATAGCAGAAAAAGCCTAATCGGGTTCGTGACTTCAACCTCCGGGGACAAGTCGATCAAGGTTACCTACAGTTACAAGATTCCTCATCCTCGTTATCGCAAGGTGATCAATCGAAAAACAGTTGTTCACGTTCATGACGAAAGCAACAATGCTGGTCTTGGTGATCGTGTTGAAATTATGGAGACACGTCCAATTAGCCGCCTAAAACGCTGGCGTTTAGTTCGGGTTATAGATCGGGCACCTGTAGCAGGAGGCTTGAAAGAAGAGGAAGTAGAGAAAATCGAACCAGCTTCTGCTAAATAA
- the rplX gene encoding 50S ribosomal protein L24 — MAKTHVKQGDEVVILSGKEKGKRGKILELRTTKNRAVVEGLMMIKRHLKKSEENPDGQIAEREGSIHISNLMLASKFDERQAKKD, encoded by the coding sequence ATGGCTAAGACACATGTAAAACAGGGCGACGAAGTCGTTATCCTTTCAGGCAAGGAAAAGGGTAAGCGCGGCAAAATCCTAGAACTTCGCACCACGAAAAATAGAGCAGTTGTTGAAGGTCTTATGATGATCAAGCGCCATCTCAAGAAGTCGGAAGAAAATCCCGACGGACAAATCGCGGAACGCGAAGGGTCCATTCACATTTCAAACCTGATGCTTGCGTCGAAGTTCGACGAACGTCAGGCCAAGAAAGACTAA
- the rplR gene encoding 50S ribosomal protein L18, whose product MKIQKKRELEQKRRWRIRKKVAGTAARPRLSVHFSNKHIYAQAINDDEGKTLLFVSTVAKELREQNLKANNDGACALGKSFGEKAKDSGISKVVFDRNGRKYHGCVKTFADAAREAGLEF is encoded by the coding sequence ATGAAAATCCAAAAGAAGAGAGAGCTCGAACAAAAGAGACGCTGGCGCATCCGTAAGAAGGTTGCGGGTACCGCAGCGCGTCCACGGTTGAGTGTGCATTTCAGCAATAAGCACATCTATGCCCAGGCTATCAATGATGACGAAGGGAAGACGCTATTGTTTGTATCAACTGTTGCGAAAGAGCTTCGTGAGCAGAATTTGAAAGCCAATAACGACGGCGCTTGTGCCCTTGGAAAGTCCTTCGGCGAAAAGGCGAAGGATTCCGGTATTAGTAAGGTGGTATTCGACCGCAACGGGCGCAAGTACCACGGATGTGTGAAAACTTTTGCAGATGCCGCTCGTGAGGCCGGCCTAGAATTCTAA
- the rplN gene encoding 50S ribosomal protein L14 produces MIQLRSELQIADNTGAKRAHMIRRLGQRKKTADIGDVIVVNIKEASVDSSVKKGTVVKAVVVRTKAPIRRRDGSYLRFDSNAIVILDNNGNPRGTRIFGPVARELRTKQFMKIVSLAPEVL; encoded by the coding sequence ATGATTCAATTACGTTCAGAACTGCAGATTGCAGACAATACAGGCGCCAAACGGGCCCATATGATTCGCCGCTTGGGTCAGCGCAAGAAGACCGCCGACATTGGTGACGTCATCGTCGTCAATATCAAAGAGGCAAGCGTAGACTCGTCTGTTAAGAAAGGTACGGTTGTAAAAGCTGTTGTAGTGCGGACAAAGGCTCCAATTCGCCGTCGTGACGGTAGCTACCTCCGTTTCGACAGCAATGCGATCGTAATACTCGACAACAATGGAAACCCGCGTGGCACCCGCATTTTTGGGCCAGTTGCTCGCGAACTTCGCACGAAACAATTCATGAAGATTGTCTCGCTAGCTCCGGAGGTACTTTAA
- the rplF gene encoding 50S ribosomal protein L6, with amino-acid sequence MSRIGKLPITIPEKVDVSIDGSTIKLKGPKGELTKKFVNDVSFEVDDGQIKVSPANKTRFANAMYGTSRSIVNGMVEGVVNGFTKEIEISGVGYNATLKGKTLLLKLGFSHDINYDIPDGVTITVTDNGTKLKIEGIDKQIVGQAAASIRHYHPVEPYKGKGVHIVGQHEIRKEGKTVA; translated from the coding sequence ATGAGCAGAATAGGAAAACTACCAATCACGATACCTGAAAAGGTTGACGTATCAATCGATGGCTCGACCATCAAGCTTAAGGGCCCGAAGGGAGAGCTGACCAAGAAGTTTGTCAACGACGTTTCTTTTGAGGTCGACGATGGGCAAATCAAAGTTTCCCCAGCGAACAAGACCCGTTTCGCCAACGCCATGTATGGGACTTCTCGGTCGATCGTTAATGGAATGGTTGAGGGGGTTGTTAACGGTTTTACGAAAGAGATCGAGATCAGCGGTGTTGGATACAATGCCACTCTGAAAGGGAAAACTCTTTTGCTGAAGCTCGGATTCTCGCACGATATCAACTACGACATCCCAGATGGTGTGACGATCACGGTCACGGATAATGGAACGAAGTTGAAGATCGAAGGAATCGACAAGCAGATAGTGGGACAAGCGGCGGCATCGATCCGCCACTATCACCCGGTTGAACCCTATAAGGGCAAAGGAGTTCACATCGTTGGGCAGCATGAAATCCGCAAGGAAGGAAAGACAGTCGCTTAG
- the rpsH gene encoding 30S ribosomal protein S8, whose protein sequence is MHTDPISDFLTRIRNASSAGKDECVSPHSKMKAEIARILKEEGFISDFSDAKDDRGHKTLVVQLKYVNGEPSINGLERVSRPGLRLYSKSSDIPRVLNGLGVCILTTPRGMMKDRDARRQKLGGEMVCNVW, encoded by the coding sequence ATGCATACCGATCCAATCAGCGATTTTCTGACTCGCATCCGCAACGCATCGAGCGCCGGCAAAGACGAATGTGTTTCTCCTCATTCGAAAATGAAGGCAGAGATAGCCCGCATTTTAAAAGAGGAGGGCTTCATTTCAGACTTTTCCGATGCGAAGGATGATAGAGGGCACAAAACCCTTGTGGTTCAACTCAAGTACGTGAACGGCGAGCCTTCAATTAACGGTCTGGAGCGGGTTAGCCGCCCGGGTCTTCGGCTTTACTCTAAAAGCTCGGATATTCCACGAGTACTCAATGGACTAGGTGTCTGCATTCTCACTACGCCAAGAGGCATGATGAAGGATCGCGATGCTCGTCGTCAAAAGCTTGGCGGTGAAATGGTCTGCAACGTTTGGTAG
- the rpmC gene encoding 50S ribosomal protein L29 — translation MKVKDIKELSLPELEKSIRDTRDQLLELKLRKQTGQVENTAELTQRRRDIARMETIRSEKIQAESKSA, via the coding sequence ATGAAGGTAAAGGACATCAAGGAACTTTCGCTCCCAGAATTGGAGAAATCGATTCGCGACACGCGTGATCAACTTCTCGAATTGAAGCTGCGTAAGCAGACAGGACAGGTTGAAAATACAGCGGAGCTGACTCAGCGCCGCAGGGATATCGCACGGATGGAAACCATTCGTAGTGAAAAAATCCAGGCGGAATCGAAATCCGCCTAA
- the rplP gene encoding 50S ribosomal protein L16, with protein sequence MPALTPSRTKYRKSMKGRMRGNAKGGDSMAFGDYAIQALGRGYFTGNQIEAARVAITRHMKRKGKLWIRVFPHKPITKKPLETRMGKGKGPVDHYVAVVKPGLILFELAGVSLSIAREAMRLADTKLPFKTRFVVRENMD encoded by the coding sequence ATGCCAGCACTCACTCCATCACGTACAAAATACCGGAAGTCCATGAAGGGCCGCATGCGCGGCAACGCAAAGGGCGGCGACTCTATGGCGTTTGGCGACTATGCCATTCAGGCGTTGGGTCGTGGATATTTCACCGGTAATCAGATCGAAGCCGCTCGTGTCGCCATCACGCGTCACATGAAACGTAAAGGAAAGCTCTGGATACGAGTATTCCCTCACAAGCCGATCACAAAGAAGCCTCTCGAAACTCGTATGGGTAAAGGAAAGGGACCTGTTGATCACTATGTAGCGGTCGTTAAACCTGGCTTGATATTGTTCGAACTAGCAGGGGTTTCGCTTTCGATCGCTCGTGAGGCGATGCGCTTGGCTGATACGAAACTCCCATTTAAGACACGTTTCGTTGTACGTGAGAACATGGATTGA
- the rpsE gene encoding 30S ribosomal protein S5 — protein sequence MSTETNQTPSTTPSEAPASAAPANNGPSGGYRGSGGNRGQGGNRGQGGNRGSRGGNRGRREEEKPDDGIFEKVVFINRCAKVVKGGRRFSFSALVVVGDRAGKIGVGYGKANEVPESIRKGSEGARRNLEPIKLKGDTIPHEVLGEADGGKVLLRPATTGTGIIAGGGVRAVLEAAGVHNVLTKSLGSNNANAVVNATLDGLRKLKTFEDYKALRS from the coding sequence ATGAGCACAGAAACAAATCAAACACCCAGTACGACCCCAAGCGAAGCTCCTGCGAGCGCAGCACCCGCTAACAATGGACCCAGTGGGGGCTATCGTGGCTCTGGCGGCAACCGTGGACAAGGCGGCAACCGTGGACAAGGCGGTAATCGTGGGTCCAGGGGCGGCAACCGTGGACGGCGGGAAGAGGAGAAGCCGGATGACGGTATCTTCGAGAAGGTCGTGTTCATCAACCGTTGCGCGAAGGTAGTAAAAGGAGGACGTCGTTTCAGCTTTTCTGCTCTCGTCGTTGTCGGCGATCGTGCCGGAAAGATCGGAGTGGGGTATGGAAAGGCCAACGAGGTTCCCGAGTCTATTCGGAAAGGGAGTGAAGGTGCTCGCAGAAATCTTGAGCCGATCAAGCTCAAGGGTGACACTATCCCACACGAAGTTCTTGGCGAGGCCGATGGTGGCAAAGTTCTCTTGCGGCCCGCTACGACGGGTACAGGGATTATCGCCGGTGGTGGTGTTCGTGCCGTGCTTGAAGCAGCAGGGGTACACAATGTTTTGACGAAGTCGTTGGGCTCGAACAACGCCAACGCGGTTGTAAATGCCACGCTTGACGG